One Eurosta solidaginis isolate ZX-2024a chromosome 1, ASM4086904v1, whole genome shotgun sequence genomic window, AAAACTTTATTGTGCCTGATAAAAAGAAGCGTGATTGGAAAGATCATAATAGTACAATAATTGATGATGGTGGTGAGGGTAATGATGCGCCAGCAGCAAGCACTGGCCGTAAAAAAGCTGCCTACTCAGGCGGTATGGTGTTGGATCCTATTCCAGGCTTATACGATAAATATATATTACTTATGGATTTCAACTCATTATATCCTAGTATTATACAAGAGTATAATATATGTTTCACTACCGTACAACAACCATACAATACTGAAGATCTACCACAATTACCGGACTCCAGTATAGAGCTTGGTATATTGCCGCAACAATTGCGTCGTTTGGTACAATCACGTCGTGAAGTGAAAAAGCTAATGGCCAGAGGTGATGTATCAGTTGAGCAGATGAAGCAATATGATATACGTCAGTGGGCTTTAAAGATTACTGCTAATGCAATGTATGGTTGTTTGGGAGCTGGACATTCACGTTTCGCGGCACAACACTTGGCTGCATTGGTAACACATAAGGGTCGTGAAATTCTAATGAATACAAAGAGTTTGGTACAGAAATTGAGCTATGAGGTAGTTTATGGTGATACAGATTCTATTATGGTAAATACGAATATATTGGATTTTGATCAAGTTTTCACAATTGGCAGTGGCATTAAGCAAAGTGTAAACAAAATGTATAAACAAGTTGAATTGGGTATCGATGGTGTCTTTAGTTGTTTGCTGCTATTGAAGAAGAAAAAATATGCTGCTGTTAAAGTGGAGAAAGATAAGAAAACTGGTAAGTCCAAAGGGTAGTCTAAAATTGTTTGAGAAATTGGGCATATGAGATAAAAATAAGTTTAGCATTTAACCGCGGCTCCATCCgcttaaagaaattaaaatataaattttctttgaacTAAAAATCTAAAATAGCTTAGATATTTTCCATGACCCATTTACCAAATATTTTCGAGTACGTTTGGCTTGTGGCGGAAAATCCTGACTTAATATCTAATGAGTCTACACACAGGCCATGGTTTTCTTTACGCATTTTTGCATAGAAGGGCCTTGAGAGAAACTGAGGGTGTGCATGGTGCATGTAGGGATTATCGCGAAAATTGATTACATGTTTTGAGTACTCGGACATAAGGGATTTAAGTAGTTGGCGTAATATTTGTTGTGGTTAATAGGTTTGAGGTAGATGGGCTCTCTCTTCTAATCTGCGGTTTAATAATTGAATAAGTATGGATTATTCTAGACGGAGGGTGGAAATATGTTGTCAATTTGGATAGGGTGTATGGGGGTTATTTTAATTTGGCGGCAGCAgtggtgtggtagtagcgtgctccgcctcccCCACCGCGGattctgggttcaactcccgggcataGTCCCatgtaaaatttagaaaaaaaatgtttccaattaGAAAAAAGTCGCGCCGATATGTAgagaaaatattattttaattcgcatacaaatttttattaatactATTGCGCGCCGTAGCGCCCAAGCAGGGACACATGCACTCCCTAAAGTCCAAATAACTTCTAGATTTATCAGAAATTTAACCATACTGataaaataaagagaaaaaattAGGTCTAAATAACCTTCTATTACCTCTTTCTATGCCTATCTTTGCGCCTTCCTTTCAGAGCTGGGTTTGCAATGCTTATTTTTATAGTATTACAACGAACTTATGTTAGTCTAGGTCTGATTCGCTTTGCGGACATTTCGCTTCAATCTACCatagtatagtgttaactactttgtactctttactttatttatttatttattaaatgaacAATAGCAATAAAATTACTATTCTACATACAAAAAGGAGCGCTAGCTTTCGGCTcgactctttactttaatttttaaaataatttttattgagttttcgtgttaacttaaaatttttgaataacttcaaaaaaagaaaattctaattagttggaaatattttaactaaaaaaaataaaataatatttttaaaaataaatatttaaatatttggttaaccaccaaatatattggcgattctaccaacggacctaaacttttatataagtctatatgtgaTACAATCACTGAATTTGACGCTTTACGTATTGCAAAACTGACCAATACaataccgcaaataaaagtgcaactaagtgacgtgctaccaaagaaaatttgtttaaagttaccTGGACCAATTAAAAACTATCTACCGGTTTCAGCAAATGTGCACACGGTCCTGCTCCGAATCATCACATCCTTGAATgctgtttaatataaattttaaaagtatattcagtgcattttcatacaacaataacaaccattaaaatttaaataaaaaatcaaaaattgaaATTAACAGGATAAAATACACATCTATCTACCCTCAACATTTGTGCGGCACATCTGTTAACGCTAGTGAAAAGAACtcaacaattaaaacaaatatcgaaCAAGATGAGTGCCGTTATGTGATATAGAagaaagaatcaaaaaaaaaaaaaaatatttaaaacaacagccgctggaactaaacaaaaataacttaattaattgttaaaactttgataaaaataataaaatagttaaaaatgcaacaaaaatattgtgaaataattaaaaaaatttaatttttgagtaatttttcgcaacacattgcaacatatttttaagttacgcaatataaaacacttaaaacgagaagtgtaaatacgctaaaactcatttttaaaaataaatgccagaTCAAAACAATACTGCCACTGTTTCAAATACAACCACAGCTGTTGAAAATTGATCCAGCACTACTCAGGAAGTTTCATCTACAAATTAGTACCACTAACCTCTCCCTACATTTCATTCGTATTTTAACATTCAACAAGCAACATCGTCATATAGTGTACCGTTTATTGGAACCATTCATGATCTTTAACGTCCTCTACACAAATAAGAGcatcattatattttaaagccattgcatatttaaatttatcaatcaaCTGTTCCATAGTAATAaatcgtaaatataaattttaaataattttaactttttctaaatacaatttttattttaatattaataggcgtgctctgcctatcacaccgtatgccctgggttcaactcccgggcagagcaacatcaaaattttagaaataagatttttcaattagaagaaaatttttctaagcggggtcgcccctcggcagtgtttggcaagcactccgggtgtatttctgccatgaaaagctctcagtgaaaactcatctgctttgcagatgccgttcggagtcggcataaaacatgtaggtcccgtccggccaatttgtagggaaaatcaagaggagcacgacgcaaattggaagagaagctcggccttagatctcttcggaggttatcgcgccttacattttttttttttttttattaaattaaaatttcaaatttattttaagattatttttatatcttaaaaattttaatataagttatttaaatttacttatttttttatataaaattaaatattgtatttaaattgttaactccctttccaaagaaattcttaaatattttcttattttcaaatatttcatttaaatttgttttcatgtggttctacgttcaccaatacgaactcgtaattttacaaattcagaaaatcaaaataacaactatacaaataacacaatgactcacaatccAACTCAAGATActcaagatacttcaacacaagataactttacaaattttccgtctactaaatttattaaattaccacaattttggcaagattgtcctgatgcctggtttttacttgttgaaggacaatttgaatttaataatatcactgatgataatttaaaatttcaaaatgttctagttacccttcaacgatatactatttcaaaaatttttgaagttattaaccctcctccccttttcaataaatatgatacaatcaaaaaaattttatgtgaaagattttctcttagtgaaGAAAAACggttagaacaattattttcaaaaactgaatttGGTGATCGtacaccatctgaattattcagatttatgaaatcacttataggttctggctccatagttagccaagagttactctttaaattgtggattcgtaaattaccacaagaaatacaaattcatttgacttccaataataatcaaaacagagatgaaattattattttagctgacaaactttttgatttaatcaataaaccccatttttccaaatctcctgtagtctcaagtataaataataatattttagaacaatgcgttaaaaatttaactgaattaactacggctatttatcagaatttaaataaaatttctaatgatattaatcaattacaaatccgttcaagatctaaagatagaaatagatataaatctcgaaatttttcaagatcaagaaatttttcaaacaatcgtaattttaattcacaaacaactatttgttggtatcacaaaaaatttaagaataacgatcttaaatgtatacccccctgcaattttaatcaaaaccatgattcaaattacgaacaaaatttaaactgaaacaatccattatgacggtgacggataatggaactattattaaacctactcgtcgcctattcatatttgataaattcaataaacttaattttcttatcgataccggtgcagttgtatcagttattcccttttctaaatttaaaatttataaaagaaattcggatcttactttgactgcagcaaacggctcttcaattgaaactttcggtacaaaactagttaaaattgatttaggtttaagaagagattttgaatttccattcattattgcgaatattgatacaccaattttaggagcaaactttttagaaaaattcggaattattgtcaatattaaaaataaagaaataatggattctaccaCAAACATTAAAGTTGcgggatcttctggattttctgatattttctcactcaaaattcctattgtcgaaaataagttttcaaaattacttaatgaatttccatctattacctgcgaaccagattatactaaaaaagttaaacaccatacggttcacaggatagaaacaaaaggtattttaccattttcgaaacccagacgtcttgatccaatcaaacttaaaattgctaaaactgaatttgaatttttagttaaaactggtatatgcagaccgtcaaattctcctattgcatctccacttcatctcgttcctaaaaaagaaccaaatgattggagaccttgcggagactatcgaagacttaattttattactacaccagatcggtatcctttaccacatattcatgatttaacaattgatttaaaaaaacaaacaatttttttccaaaattgatcttgtgcgtgcctaccaccaaattccaatggcagaagaagacattcataaaactgcaataactaccccttttggaatgtttgaattcgtaagaatgcccttcggtttacgaaacagtgctcaaactttccaacgctttattaatgaagtattttctgatttcgattttgtatttacatacattgatgacattcttattgccagcgataatgaagatcaacatataaatcatttaaaatcagttttcaaaagacttgaagaatataatttaaatattaaaccttcaaaatgtactctcggtgtaaataaattaaatttcttaagttacgaaatttcaggcgaaggtattaaaccatctttagatagaattgaaatcataacaaattttgaaaaaccaatttctataaataaattacaaaaatttttaggtatgataaattactgtcacagatatattaaaatgttagcaacagaacttagtcctcttcatgaaatgttaacacatgcaattaaaaacaaactcaaacaattaaattggacaaatgaaaccacaacagctttcgaaaatgttaaaaaactttttgctaaaaatactttacttacacatttcgacaaaaatggtactttatcattagcagtagatgcatcaaatgttgctattggagcagttcttcaacaaactagcaataatatactagaacccttagcttatttttcaagaaaattaactacaacagaaactaaatattcaacatttgatcgtgaacttttggcaatttataattcaattaaacattttaaaaattttcttgaaggtagaacttttacaatttatactgatcataaacctttaattcatgttctaaattctaaagtagatagatctcctcgtcaactacgtcatcttgaatatattgctcaatttgcaaatgatattcaatatatacgtggaaaagacaacatagttgccgacacactttcccgtattccagaaataaatgcaatttcaactcaagatttAAATTtggaaactttatataaagaacaacaaactgatacatttttacaaaaaaccatttctgattcaaattctaaaaataatttaaaagaaattcatattccagttattaatttaaacatatggtgtgatgtttctctacaaccttttcgaccttatgttccacattctatgagaagaattatatttgacaaaattcactcattatctcatccaagtataagaacaactagaaaattaattcaaaataaatattattggcctaacatgcgtaaagagattaacgattggacttcatcttgcatcaattgttaaaaaatccaaaatttcaagacatactaaatctcctatccaaaaaattcaaataccatcaggccgttttgaacatattcatatggatattgttggacctcttccagtttcaaatggaaattgttatattttaacaattattgacagattttcacgttggcctgaagcttatccgcttaaagatatttcaacaaatactatagtaaaaacttttattcaaaattatataccacgatttggtataccattaaatattacagtagatcaaggttcacaattcacctcaaaattttttacaaaattaactaaacttttaggttctcataaaattcatacatctccttaccatccccaagtaAATGGCATggtagagagatttcatcgaactttaaaagcagcaattatagcatcaaacgactcggttcattggtctgacattttaccattcattctacttggtttacgaacttctattaaagaagatttaaaatgttcatctgctgatcttgtttatggccaaacacttagaatacctggtgaattaattatttcaaatagtaataaagaacatgatttttttaatgacgctcttcataaaataagagaatatttttcgcttgttcgttctaaagtttttcatcataacaaagaaaatttgttcattcctaaacaattagaaaattgtgagtatgtttttgttaaagttcttcgtaaatctaatttaaaatcaccttatgaaggaccttttaaagttatctctaataaaaataaatacaaaaatactattaaaaatatttcaattgatttacttaaaccagcaaacatacttattaacactaatttaaatacaaatacattaaacaacaaaaaacaaaaaaaggttacatttaatattaattaataatttgtttgtttcaaattttcttggagggggagtaaatatagtgttaactactttgtactctttactttaatttttaaaataatttttattgagttttcgtgttgacttaaaatttttgaataacttcaaaaaaaagaaaattctaattagttggaaatattttaactaaaaaaaataaaataatatttttaaaaaataaatatttaaatatttggttaaccaccaaacatAGCTACTAGCCTACCGAAGTCTAAATCCTGTCGTTTTTTTACAGGCGCTTTGATCAAAGTTCAGGAACAAAAAGGTCTAGATATTGTACGTCGTGATTGGTCGCAACTTGCCATTATGGTCGGTCGTATTGTACTCGATGAGATTCTCTCAGAGAAGCAACTCGATGAAAAATTGGATGCAGTGCATTCACATCTTGAAAAAATAAGAGGTCAAGTGGAAACAGGTGCTGTCCCTTTGCCAATGTACATTATAACCAAACAGCTATCAAAGGCACCCACTGAATTTAATAACGCGGCATCTCAACCACATGTGCAAGTAGCATTACGCATGAACTCGACACGCAATCGACGCTACAAAAAAGGAGATATGGTTGATTATGTCATATGTTTAGACGGCACCGATAATGCAGCCACACAACGGGGCTATCACTTGGATGAAGTAAAATCGAGTGAAACATTAAAAGTGGACACCCACTATTATTTGGCGCATCAACTACATCCGGTGGTGACGCGTATGGTGGATGTGCTCGAGGGCACAGATGCTAGTCGCGTAGCTGAATCACTCGGTTTGGATCCAAGCAAATTTAGAGCGGCAGCACAGAGGTAAGCCTGCAATTTAGCTTAACAGTTTTTGTTCATTATTAtacagtttatttttttattactttcacaCCTAGATCGCATCAAGAGCGCACCGAGGATACAACTGGAGAATCGTTAGtaaaaactactttacaaaaaTATCGTGAATGtgataaatttaaatttgtttgcattgCATGCAAATCGGAAAATCTTGTTGCAACCGCTTATCGTCCAAATGCGTCGCACACCTACGATCCGGTGTTACAGAAATGTGCTAATAGCGATTGCAACACTGCACCATATCAATATATTATTGCTATACGTAATCGTTTATTACTCAGCATACGTTCGTATATAAAACGTTTTTATCAAAATTGGCTTGTCTGCGATGATCCATCATGTAATCAAAATACACGTTTCTATACACATGTAACGCGGGGTAATCGTCCTGTATGTCCATTTTGTAAAAATGGTTTGTTAGTGCGTCAATATTCGGAGAGGAATTTATATCAACAGTTGAGCTATTTTCAATACATGTTCGATTTAAGcaaatatcaacataaacgtaAGTAAAACTTAAGTAGATTAAAGGAAGTGAAATTATTTTATGTTGCAAAATATCTGCTCAGTTTGGTGAGAAATCTCACGGCTTACGCGTAAAGACTTGCTCGAGTTTATTTACTGCATGGTTGAGTTAAAATAAGAGATGCAGTTCGAAAACAAAGGAATGAACAGGCGGACTTATTCTTCTTAGTTGGCGCTTTATTGTTTAAAAGGCTTAACCGTCCAAACAAAGCCGTATATTAGCTTGTACATTTTAGTAACTGGAACCAATTAAGAAGCAAAggattttaaatcattttctactTGGGGTTttcattaaatactcagctgagcagagctcacagagtacattaattttgttcgcatagcgggaatccgtaacggcataaactattcgagatagatatagacttctctatatgtgacccggcctatgaaaaggtggcttatgacgcaaaaaaaatgtttccccttTTTTCCGGGTTTCGAAAGTTTATATTTAACCTCTGTTTctagcaatttcttttttgagtcataagccaccttttcataggccgggtcacatatcaaaatgatctgggcgaaaaaagaaattaatttagccattccgtctgtccgtccgtccgaccgtccgtaaacacgataacttgagtaaattttgaggtatcttaatgatatGTAATGATATGTATGAATATGTaagttcctggccactcatctcagatcgctatttaaaatgaacgaaatcggaccataaccacgcccactttttcgatatcgaaaatttcgaaaaaacgaaaagtgcaataattcattaccaaagacggataacccgatgaaacttggtagatgggttgaccttatgacgcagactggaaaattagtaaaattttggacaatgggcgtggcaccgcccactattaaaagaaggtaatttaaaagttttgcaagctgtaatttggcagtcgttgaagatatcataattaaatttggcaggaacgttactcctattaccatatgtgtgcttaataaaaattagcaaaatcggatgacgaacacgcccacttaaaaaaaaattttttttaagtcaaattttaacaaaaaatttaatatctttacagtatataagtaaattatgttaacattcaactccagtaatgatatggtgcaacaaaatacgaaaataaaagaaaatttcaaaatgggcgtggctccgccctttttcatttagtttgtctagaatacttttaatgccataagtcgaacaaaaatttaccaatccttgtgaaatttggtaaggacatagcttTTATgtcggtaactgttttctgtgaaaatgggcgaaatcggttaaagccatgcccagtttttatatacagtcgaccgtctgtccttcctcttggccgttaacacgataacttgagcaaaaatctgtatatctttactaaacttagttcacgtacttatctgaactcactttatcttggtattaaaaatgggcgaaatccgacgtatgaccacgcccactttttcgatatcgaaaaatgaaaaaaatgccgtaattctataccaaatacgaaaaaatggattaaacatggtgattggattggttttttgatgcaaagtataactttggaaaaaaactttgtaaaatgggtgtgacacctaccatattaagtagaagaaaatgaaaaagttctgcagggcgaaatcgaaagtccttggaatcatggccggaatactgttcgtggtattacatatataaatcaaATATCGGTATCCgactgatgatgttctgggtcaccctgatccacattttggtcgatatgtcgaaaaggccttcacatatacaactaaaggccactcccttttaaaaccctcattattgcctttaattttgatacccatatcgtacaaacacattatagagtcacccctggtccacctttatggcgatatctcgaaaaggcgtccacctatagaactatggcccactcccttctaaaatgctctttaataccttctatttgatacccatgtcatacaaacaatacaaatacccatgtcatacaaacatacaaattccagggttaccctaggttcattttcctacatggtgatattcccttattttgtctccaaagctctcagctgagtatgtaatgttcggttacacccgaacttagcattccttacttgttcactTTACTGAGGTTACTCTTGAGAGAGCTGAGCTTCACAACCCTTGAAGGGTGGCTGTGACCTCTCGTTAATCTGGTTTCATAATACGAGGCTATCTGACTTCGGGCACCCCAGAACTTTTACCAATCTAGGTAGCATAGATTATTGTTTGCTTATAACTTAGTGATTACCGCCTCATTCTATTTATATTTCAGATGTGCCACTCACTGCGGAAACTGAGGCTGCCTACCAATTGCTCTTCGACACTGTAAATAAACAACTTGAAAAATCTGCTTTCTGTACAAtatcattggcaaaaatatttagTCATTTCAAACCGCTAGAGCAAAGTGATGAGATTTCACATAGGAAAATCGAGGTGCCGCAATTGGAGTTGCAAGTTGCGACAAGCCTAGATGACAACTAAACTTCTGTATGTAAACAGCAGCCAATCATTTTTATAAGAAGACACAAGTAATTCATAATTTTATAAGTACCTagaatttatatataaaaaatattcttaAGGAGCTACATGCGTATTTTAATACCCACTTTTGCTTTATTAAgtaaaaaaacctaaaaaaaaacaatgtttaaaatttttacttcatTCAAATCATTTTTTCGTGTTTATAaaaaacacaaatgtataaaatattgaaatcaacttacttatgaaaaataaaaacatttaataagCAAGTACATacttaatacaataacaacagtaTGGAAAACAAATATGTAGGTAGTATTTTCGAAAACTATATGATATCAACTTAAAAATCTTGATATTGGAAAATAACGAAATGATTCATTGAATATATCGGTAAATGCACTGCTAACCAATTCGTTTATAATTGGTTTGATGACGGGAAACCCAATTGGCCACATACTATTTATAACGCCATCAGCTAAATTATCCAAACGTTCACGTCCCTCAGCCAATGCATTGGCAACATGCATTTTCAATCCACCAATACGATCAACTTCAATATGCACCTTTAACAGCGATCCTTCTGCGCCCAAGCGCCGTACGCTCGTTGTCTGACTATAATCGTATAATGTCATATTCCACAAACCGCGTCGCTTCACTGGTGCACCAAATAATTTACCCGAAAATTCATACCAGCCATTTAAACTTTTTTCAGGAAAATATTGTGCATAAATAATGCGTTTATTATCGAAATCAGTACGATATTTAGTGATTGCTGAGCGCGTCCAGCCATATTCGGAAATGTTGCGTAAAATTAATTTGAAACCACCAAAACCACTCTGATCACCACGACGCAGTTCGACAAAGAGTGAACGATGTGGATCGAAAGGTTTGATGTTGTAGGCGGGAACACCTAAGAGAAAGGCaagtaaaatatgtatattatttgatTAAACCGAACAAACCGACTTTGAAAAAACGCGAGTTCTTACCTTAATAAACTAAAAGTGATGTATCTATATGTA contains:
- the Jhbp16 gene encoding uncharacterized protein Jhbp16, with protein sequence MSNNNSNNNHTSSNFSYTHARSNRSSNNSNHINRVTAAHAQPDLRVNRVSLLAFMSKLLLQCSLMAIAITGATINLGVNGQGQITVDDDFTRLLGRCKLGSSDFDDCMKEVFNDLRAFYPTGVPAYNIKPFDPHRSLFVELRRGDQSGFGGFKLILRNISEYGWTRSAITKYRTDFDNKRIIYAQYFPEKSLNGWYEFSGKLFGAPVKRRGLWNMTLYDYSQTTSVRRLGAEGSLLKVHIEVDRIGGLKMHVANALAEGRERLDNLADGVINSMWPIGFPVIKPIINELVSSAFTDIFNESFRYFPISRFLS